GATTCGCGCACAGAGCCCTCTCGCGTCCTGCCCATCCTCGCGCTGCTGGTCGCCAACGTCGTGCTGGCGCTCGGCCCGTGGCTCGTGCGCCTGTCTCAGAGCGAAGGCGGGATCGGGCCGGTCGCGGCGGGCTTCTGGCGGCTCGCGCTCGCGCTGCCGGTGCTGCTGATCGCCGCGCGCCGGATCGATCATTTCCCGCCGCATGCGCCACCCCGGGCGTGGGCCATCGTCGGCGCGGGCGGCCTCGCCTTCGCCGCCGATCTCGGCCTCTGGCATGTCGGCATCCTTCATACGCGGCTCGCCAACTCCACCCTGTTCGGCAACGTCACCGCCCTGCTCTTCCCGCTCTACGGCTTCCTCGTCGCGCGCGCCTGGCCACGCCCGCGCCAGTGGCTCGCCCTGCTCCTCGCGGCGGCGGGTGTGGCGCTGCTGGCCGGCCGTTCCTACGAGCTGTCCAGCCGCAATCTGCTCGGCGATCTGCTCTGCATCGGCGCGGGTATCTGCTACACGCTCTATCTGATCATGCTGGATCGCGCGCGCGGCCTGCTGCCGCCCGTCTCCACCCTCACCGTCTCGGCCGTCGCCGGCACGCCCGTGCTGCTGCTGTTCGCGCTCGGGCTGGGCGAGACGGTCTGGCCGCAAAGCTGGTGGCCGATGGTGCTGCTGGCGGTGGGCAGCCAGATCGTCGGCCAGGGACTGATCCTGTTCGCCGTCGGCCGAGTGCGCCCGCTCCTGATCGGCCTGATGCTGCTGACCCAGCCCATCGTCTCCGCCGCCGTGGGCTGGATCGCCTATGGAGAGGTGCTGACCATCGCCGACGCGATCGGCGCGATCGGCATCGCGATCGCGGTGATTCTGGCGCGGGAGAAACAGCGCAAGCCCTTGCCCGACGCACCACGGAGCCTAAATTCCGCGCCATGACCGACTCCGCCATCGCCCCCCTCGACATGACGCTGGACGAGCTGCGCGCCGCCCTCGGCCCGCTCCTGCCCCAGGAGGCCGCGTTCGATGGCTGGAGCGAGGCCGCGCTCGCCGCCGCCGCCACCGGGCTCGGCGTGCCGCCCGATCGCGCGCGCCTCGCCATTCCGGGCGGTGCGGTCGACATGATCGACGCCTGGTTCGCCAGCATCGATGCCGGCATGGTCGCCAGCTTCACCCC
This DNA window, taken from Sphingomonas sp. AP4-R1, encodes the following:
- a CDS encoding DMT family transporter; the encoded protein is MTDSRTEPSRVLPILALLVANVVLALGPWLVRLSQSEGGIGPVAAGFWRLALALPVLLIAARRIDHFPPHAPPRAWAIVGAGGLAFAADLGLWHVGILHTRLANSTLFGNVTALLFPLYGFLVARAWPRPRQWLALLLAAAGVALLAGRSYELSSRNLLGDLLCIGAGICYTLYLIMLDRARGLLPPVSTLTVSAVAGTPVLLLFALGLGETVWPQSWWPMVLLAVGSQIVGQGLILFAVGRVRPLLIGLMLLTQPIVSAAVGWIAYGEVLTIADAIGAIGIAIAVILAREKQRKPLPDAPRSLNSAP